One window of the Bdellovibrionales bacterium genome contains the following:
- a CDS encoding paraquat-inducible protein A — translation MQEQFRKRRRLLNYLRLFVGILLFAGIAFLSEQIVSRSLTQQIRKYDYANINHMKYGLFSVSVWKDKMANIIVKEIENFEINETNKVKIKEHMEVQLNGLIDKVADQVRDANKGSTTGWVKQKFIDALVDVEDIKKGIPGYADLIVQEMTKDKTQQQLKEVVKERIDKYLKNTFEPEDKAEIDEIVKRIGVSSEDEARKMLTEQTPIETERLQHLAWQLIGLSAFLFLVLGFHRTKLPATHFFLCLATLLTLLFVGVTCPMIDMEAKVSKFGFIILGYPISFENQVVYFQSKSIIDVFWIMMSHKDMQMKVVGVLMVMFSVVFPLLKMSSSIFYYYDVFGAQKRWWVKFFVLKSGKWSMADVQVVAILMAYIGFNGMVTSQFSTLSAKLSQVEMITTNGTSLQIGFYIFISYATLAMFLPSMIDQKTPTQDHAKG, via the coding sequence ATGCAGGAACAATTTCGCAAACGCCGGCGCTTACTTAACTACCTCCGTTTATTCGTCGGTATTCTCTTATTTGCGGGCATTGCATTTTTGTCGGAGCAGATCGTCTCTCGCTCTTTGACTCAACAGATTCGTAAGTATGACTATGCCAACATCAACCACATGAAGTATGGACTTTTTAGTGTTTCCGTGTGGAAGGATAAGATGGCGAATATTATCGTCAAAGAGATCGAAAACTTCGAAATTAATGAAACAAATAAGGTGAAAATCAAAGAGCATATGGAAGTTCAACTCAATGGACTGATCGACAAAGTTGCGGATCAAGTTCGTGACGCCAATAAAGGCTCAACGACGGGCTGGGTGAAGCAAAAGTTTATCGATGCTCTGGTGGATGTCGAGGATATAAAAAAAGGAATTCCGGGGTACGCAGATCTTATTGTTCAAGAGATGACGAAAGACAAAACTCAGCAGCAGCTCAAAGAGGTTGTTAAAGAGCGGATCGACAAGTATTTGAAAAACACCTTTGAACCCGAGGACAAGGCGGAAATTGACGAAATCGTCAAAAGAATTGGCGTTTCTAGTGAAGACGAGGCTCGCAAAATGTTGACGGAACAAACTCCGATCGAGACAGAGAGACTCCAGCATCTGGCGTGGCAATTGATTGGTCTTTCAGCCTTTTTGTTTTTAGTTTTAGGATTTCATCGCACCAAACTCCCAGCGACACATTTTTTCCTTTGCCTGGCGACATTACTGACATTGTTATTTGTGGGAGTGACTTGCCCTATGATCGATATGGAAGCTAAGGTTTCTAAGTTTGGTTTTATTATTTTGGGCTATCCGATCTCTTTTGAGAATCAAGTGGTTTACTTTCAAAGTAAAAGTATCATCGACGTTTTTTGGATTATGATGTCCCATAAAGATATGCAAATGAAAGTTGTTGGCGTCCTCATGGTGATGTTCAGTGTGGTGTTCCCGCTTCTTAAAATGTCCTCATCGATCTTTTATTACTATGACGTGTTCGGGGCACAGAAGAGATGGTGGGTCAAATTCTTCGTATTAAAATCGGGCAAGTGGTCCATGGCTGATGTTCAGGTGGTCGCGATTCTGATGGCATATATCGGATTTAATGGAATGGTGACCAGTCAATTTTCCACGTTGAGTGCGAAGCTTTCTCAAGTAGAAATGATCACCACCAACGGGACCAGTCTCCAAATTGGATTTTATATTTTCATCAGTTACGCCACACTCGCGATGTTTCTCCCGAGTATGATCGATCAGAAAACGCCAACTCAAGATCACGCCAAAGGCTAA
- a CDS encoding DUF1295 domain-containing protein — protein sequence MNAYIVGSLAVFILFQIGAVFGLIYRRNDLADVLWGPGFLLTGLAAVGGKYLQGHQFQWGLTEILIFLFVGIWSTRLAIYVGTRYYKKGKEDVRYNNWRKAWGDTWLWRSYLQVFVLQPIILIVMALPIMRAVEVAPQTFSLITAIGTAVWIFGFLFECIADDQLRRFTKDPKNKGRIMDRGLWSWSRHPNYFGEVVLWWGIFLMASNLEDLWLVVAPIAVTILILKVSGVDMLEALMEKRPGFAEYKKRTSVFIPLPPRK from the coding sequence ATGAACGCTTATATTGTTGGTTCCCTTGCCGTATTTATACTTTTCCAGATCGGTGCCGTCTTTGGTTTAATCTACCGACGCAATGATCTCGCCGACGTTCTTTGGGGTCCTGGATTTTTACTCACGGGACTCGCGGCCGTGGGCGGAAAATATCTTCAGGGTCATCAGTTTCAATGGGGACTGACTGAGATTCTCATTTTTCTTTTTGTAGGGATCTGGTCCACCCGTCTCGCTATATATGTAGGTACTCGTTACTACAAAAAAGGAAAAGAAGACGTCCGCTACAACAATTGGAGAAAAGCCTGGGGCGACACTTGGCTGTGGAGATCGTATCTGCAAGTTTTTGTTCTGCAGCCCATAATTCTTATCGTAATGGCTCTCCCCATCATGAGAGCGGTTGAAGTGGCTCCGCAGACGTTCTCTCTCATTACCGCGATTGGAACCGCAGTGTGGATTTTCGGTTTTCTTTTTGAGTGTATCGCTGACGATCAGCTCCGTCGCTTTACGAAGGACCCCAAGAATAAAGGGCGCATCATGGACCGCGGTCTGTGGAGTTGGAGTCGTCATCCCAATTACTTCGGCGAAGTGGTCCTTTGGTGGGGAATATTTCTAATGGCGTCGAATCTCGAAGATCTCTGGCTGGTCGTCGCACCGATTGCCGTCACAATTTTGATCTTGAAAGTTTCTGGCGTCGATATGTTAGAAGCTTTGATGGAAAAGCGCCCTGGGTTTGCCGAGTACAAAAAGAGAACCTCGGTTTTCATCCCGCTTCCTCCGCGAAAGTAA
- a CDS encoding cyclopropane-fatty-acyl-phospholipid synthase family protein, translating into MLSLLIELTERGVIPNSLVRIGIRKLCADRLKELRGQEKLEPRFQEEYIEMLKASPIAVFTEAANEQHYEVPADFFLQVLGSNLKYSSGYWTDDAQSLDQAEREALDITMQRAELRDGMEILELGCGWGSLSLSMAQKFPQSKITAVSNSSSQRQFIEGEAKKRNLKNLRVITQNVVLLENFEDSKTFDRVVSVEMFEHLRNYEVLFRRISNWLKPDGKLFVHIFTHKNYAYLFETEGDDNWMGKYFFTGGQMPSHDLFKSFQSDLTLEKQWLWDGTHYQKTSEAWLSSLEKNRHKVIEILAKTYGEGDAFRWYNRWKVFFLAVAELFGYKNGSEWGVSHYLFSKDKK; encoded by the coding sequence ATGTTAAGCCTTCTGATCGAGTTGACCGAACGAGGAGTTATTCCCAATTCTTTAGTTCGCATAGGGATTCGTAAACTTTGTGCCGACAGACTCAAAGAGCTTCGAGGTCAAGAAAAATTAGAGCCTCGATTTCAAGAGGAATATATAGAGATGCTCAAAGCCTCTCCCATTGCTGTATTCACGGAAGCCGCCAATGAACAACACTACGAAGTCCCTGCCGATTTTTTTCTTCAGGTCTTAGGATCGAATCTCAAATACAGCAGCGGCTATTGGACTGACGATGCCCAATCTCTCGATCAAGCCGAGCGAGAGGCCCTGGACATCACCATGCAACGGGCGGAGCTTCGCGATGGTATGGAAATTTTGGAATTGGGCTGCGGTTGGGGTTCACTGTCCTTATCCATGGCTCAAAAGTTTCCGCAGTCCAAGATCACAGCCGTTTCTAATTCCAGCTCCCAGCGACAATTTATCGAAGGGGAAGCTAAAAAAAGAAATCTAAAAAATCTAAGAGTCATTACACAAAACGTGGTTCTTCTCGAAAACTTCGAAGATTCAAAAACCTTTGATCGCGTGGTCAGCGTAGAGATGTTTGAGCATCTTCGAAACTACGAGGTCTTGTTTCGTCGGATTTCCAACTGGCTGAAGCCCGACGGAAAATTGTTTGTCCATATCTTCACCCATAAGAACTACGCCTATCTCTTTGAGACCGAGGGTGATGACAACTGGATGGGTAAATATTTTTTTACCGGCGGCCAAATGCCAAGCCACGATCTTTTTAAGTCTTTCCAGTCGGATCTCACCCTTGAGAAACAATGGCTATGGGACGGAACTCACTATCAGAAGACCTCCGAAGCCTGGCTGAGTTCTCTGGAAAAAAATCGACATAAGGTCATCGAAATTCTTGCTAAAACCTACGGAGAAGGAGATGCTTTCCGCTGGTACAACCGGTGGAAGGTTTTCTTCCTCGCGGTCGCCGAGCTCTTTGGATATAAAAACGGGAGCGAATGGGGAGTTTCTCACTACCTCTTTTCAAAGGATAAAAAATGA
- a CDS encoding TetR/AcrR family transcriptional regulator: protein MSKNTSENISESAKIPRKYDNTTRAEKAARTQAAILRAYIELLVERRGEEVQIAEVARNCGITQRTVFRFFKDKKCLQEAMDAYLVNYLSAAGSQMENLDFVGFAKKVFKLFDEHENLTTAYVLSSFGQQARVSFRKKLTAVMIQKIQQEKKLDVTPERLKRLALITSLVNAKIWHDIKSDFGFSGAEMEDAVGWALKTLIDEC from the coding sequence TTGTCTAAAAATACATCTGAAAACATCTCAGAGTCCGCAAAAATCCCAAGAAAGTATGACAACACGACTCGCGCCGAAAAAGCGGCTCGAACTCAGGCGGCCATTCTTCGTGCTTACATTGAATTATTAGTGGAGCGCCGAGGTGAGGAAGTTCAAATTGCCGAAGTGGCCAGGAATTGCGGCATCACTCAACGGACCGTGTTTCGTTTCTTTAAAGATAAAAAATGTTTGCAGGAAGCGATGGATGCTTACCTCGTTAACTATTTGTCGGCGGCGGGCTCGCAAATGGAAAATCTAGATTTCGTAGGTTTTGCAAAAAAGGTTTTTAAGCTTTTTGACGAGCACGAAAATCTCACAACGGCTTACGTATTGTCTTCATTCGGACAACAAGCGCGAGTGTCATTTCGAAAAAAGCTCACCGCTGTTATGATTCAAAAAATTCAGCAAGAGAAAAAGTTAGACGTAACTCCGGAAAGACTTAAGCGACTCGCCCTGATCACTTCACTGGTGAATGCAAAGATCTGGCATGATATCAAATCTGATTTTGGTTTTAGTGGAGCGGAAATGGAAGACGCTGTGGGATGGGCTTTAAAAACTTTAATCGATGAGTGCTGA
- a CDS encoding alpha/beta hydrolase, with product MPAVIVVHGGGWSRRSGDMEAVSKRLAKAGFVVFNMTYRLAPQNQYPRAVEDVRDAIHWLRANAKKYRIHPDHISGWGYSAGAHLILLAGLEPSTGLKAIVSGGTPADLTVWPNSPLVLKLLGVPLSEKPDVWKAASPVNHVTDHSPPVFLYHGQWDKIVEHEQMLKMEAALKAKQRPVETHTVSFMGHLAVYFLSQHSVDLGIDFLRRKTRQGL from the coding sequence TTGCCCGCAGTGATTGTGGTTCATGGTGGGGGTTGGAGTCGCCGGAGCGGGGACATGGAGGCTGTATCAAAACGGTTAGCGAAAGCGGGCTTTGTCGTTTTTAATATGACTTATCGGCTGGCTCCTCAAAATCAATACCCACGGGCCGTCGAAGATGTGAGAGACGCCATCCATTGGCTAAGGGCTAATGCGAAAAAATATCGAATTCATCCGGATCACATATCAGGGTGGGGGTATTCTGCAGGAGCTCATCTGATTCTGCTTGCGGGCCTAGAGCCGTCGACGGGTTTAAAGGCCATCGTCTCAGGAGGAACTCCGGCCGACCTCACCGTGTGGCCGAATTCGCCATTGGTTCTTAAGCTTTTAGGAGTACCCCTGAGCGAAAAGCCTGACGTGTGGAAGGCAGCGTCGCCGGTGAATCACGTCACAGACCATTCTCCTCCGGTGTTTTTGTATCATGGTCAATGGGACAAAATCGTCGAGCACGAACAAATGCTAAAAATGGAAGCCGCACTCAAGGCCAAGCAACGCCCGGTGGAAACGCATACGGTTTCGTTCATGGGGCATCTTGCCGTTTATTTCCTAAGTCAGCACTCTGTGGATTTGGGCATCGATTTTCTGCGGCGAAAGACGCGACAGGGACTTTAG
- a CDS encoding sulfite exporter TauE/SafE family protein — translation MELLGYILTLIMGVSLGLIGGGGSILTVPILYYFFSQDSITATSNSLFIVGATALMGAFKYYRKGHVQMGTAVLFALPSFIGVYMARALILPNIPHSVLSVFGVEITKPILIMICFSLIMMIASRAMIRAGRLGKASTAEVISVPLVSITFKGLFVGVVTGFVGAGGGFLIVPALTLLLGLPIRKAVGTSLAIITANSFFGFSMSFLSLSYEVPWIFLFMISGLGILGILIGNGLSDKIAEHHLKKGFGYFVLIVGSLILVDQILRSL, via the coding sequence ATCGAACTTTTGGGCTACATTCTTACATTAATTATGGGAGTATCCCTCGGACTTATCGGAGGCGGGGGCTCTATCTTAACCGTCCCGATTCTTTATTATTTCTTTTCTCAAGACTCGATCACCGCAACATCCAACTCCCTCTTTATTGTTGGGGCCACTGCACTGATGGGTGCTTTTAAATATTATCGAAAAGGTCATGTTCAAATGGGCACTGCGGTTCTCTTCGCCTTGCCCAGCTTTATTGGCGTTTACATGGCCCGCGCACTGATCCTACCGAACATTCCCCATTCGGTCCTTTCTGTTTTTGGTGTTGAAATCACCAAGCCCATACTGATTATGATTTGTTTTTCTTTAATTATGATGATTGCCTCCCGAGCCATGATTCGGGCAGGACGTTTAGGAAAAGCATCAACGGCGGAAGTGATTTCTGTACCCCTAGTGAGCATTACTTTTAAAGGACTCTTTGTAGGCGTGGTGACTGGATTTGTGGGAGCTGGCGGGGGTTTTCTGATTGTTCCCGCCTTGACTTTACTTCTCGGTCTTCCGATCCGTAAAGCTGTAGGGACATCTCTGGCGATCATCACCGCCAATTCATTCTTTGGTTTTTCGATGAGCTTCTTGTCCCTTTCCTACGAAGTGCCTTGGATATTTTTATTCATGATTAGCGGGCTGGGTATCCTCGGAATCCTCATCGGAAATGGTCTTTCCGATAAAATCGCCGAACATCATCTTAAGAAAGGCTTCGGTTACTTTGTACTCATCGTGGGTTCCCTGATCCTCGTCGATCAAATTCTGCGTTCACTATAG
- a CDS encoding YeeE/YedE family protein, which yields MRSLIATFFVAFLFSLGLGISGMTQPQKVISFLDIFGNWDPSLAFVMMGAITVHFLSYRWIVTHRRTPVLKDKFLVPPPGVIDFKLLSGSVLFGVGWGLAGFCPAPAITSLATLQWEILVFVPAMLAGMFIHRAILADRKSPQ from the coding sequence ATGCGCTCACTCATCGCTACTTTTTTTGTCGCGTTCCTTTTTTCCTTAGGACTTGGTATTTCGGGTATGACTCAACCCCAAAAGGTGATTTCGTTTCTCGATATTTTTGGAAACTGGGATCCCTCACTCGCCTTCGTGATGATGGGGGCGATTACGGTCCACTTTTTATCTTATCGATGGATCGTCACTCATCGCCGCACTCCCGTCCTAAAAGATAAATTCCTAGTGCCCCCGCCAGGGGTCATCGATTTTAAACTCTTGAGCGGATCGGTTCTTTTTGGAGTGGGCTGGGGGCTTGCGGGGTTTTGTCCCGCGCCCGCCATCACCTCACTGGCCACTCTGCAATGGGAGATATTGGTATTTGTCCCGGCGATGCTTGCGGGAATGTTTATCCATCGGGCGATCCTCGCAGATCGGAAATCCCCGCAGTGA
- a CDS encoding YeeE/YedE family protein, with product MHSYWLSLLGGVFIGISASLLLLWNGRVLGVSGIVGGSLIFKKNDFLWRLIFISGLICGGFFLQLFIPQQLNINLERSWIGIGIAGLLVGFGTSLGNGCTSGHGICGISRLSARSIAATLAFMIAGVVTATLVRVLGGVV from the coding sequence ATGCACAGCTATTGGCTCTCCCTCCTTGGAGGAGTGTTCATCGGGATTTCGGCGTCTTTATTATTACTTTGGAACGGTCGAGTTTTGGGTGTGAGCGGCATTGTGGGCGGATCTCTGATTTTTAAAAAAAATGATTTCTTGTGGCGACTTATCTTTATATCAGGTTTAATCTGCGGAGGATTTTTCCTACAACTCTTTATACCTCAACAACTCAACATAAACTTGGAACGATCTTGGATAGGGATTGGAATCGCTGGCCTTCTCGTCGGTTTTGGAACCTCTCTGGGAAATGGTTGCACGAGTGGCCACGGAATCTGCGGCATCAGTCGACTCTCCGCTCGGTCCATCGCCGCAACCCTCGCTTTTATGATCGCGGGCGTGGTCACTGCGACTCTCGTAAGAGTTTTAGGGGGAGTCGTCTAA
- a CDS encoding MBL fold metallo-hydrolase translates to MANPQPLIFQQLFEAKSSTFTYLLADHQSKEAILIDPVLETVDRDLKLISELQLNLKYVLDTHIHADHVTAAGEIRKRLGVKTAVAQTANVPCVDVYLKEGDTLTFGNFHLKAIETPGHTDASLSFYCEGMVFTGDALLIRGCGRTDFQSGSPVVLYQSVTQKLFRLPPETVVYPGHDYKGFTSSTIEAEMNNNPRLGKNKSLEEFVEIMNNLKLPYPQQMDKAVPANLKCGTPADEQESRAVPIISPETVHLQKGNPLIIDVRPAEEFAGELGHIEGAHQITLGEPLKNFLEGYNRKERIIFVCRSGRRSEEATKTALALGYTDVFNMDGGMLRWNELQLPRAKG, encoded by the coding sequence ATGGCCAACCCTCAACCCCTCATTTTCCAGCAACTTTTTGAAGCTAAAAGCTCCACCTTCACGTATCTCCTTGCCGATCACCAATCTAAGGAAGCGATTTTGATTGATCCGGTTCTCGAGACTGTCGATCGGGATTTAAAATTGATTTCGGAGCTTCAATTGAATCTCAAATATGTCCTTGATACTCACATTCATGCCGATCACGTCACGGCGGCCGGTGAAATCCGAAAACGCCTCGGCGTAAAAACTGCGGTGGCCCAAACGGCAAATGTACCCTGCGTAGATGTCTATTTAAAAGAGGGAGACACTCTTACGTTTGGAAATTTTCATTTGAAAGCCATCGAAACTCCGGGGCATACCGATGCCTCGTTAAGTTTCTACTGCGAGGGCATGGTATTTACCGGAGACGCACTTTTGATTCGCGGCTGTGGACGGACTGACTTTCAAAGTGGATCGCCCGTGGTGCTTTATCAAAGTGTCACCCAGAAACTCTTCCGGCTGCCTCCTGAGACCGTGGTCTACCCGGGACATGATTATAAAGGATTCACCTCATCGACGATCGAGGCCGAGATGAACAACAACCCGAGACTCGGTAAGAATAAGTCTCTCGAAGAATTTGTGGAAATTATGAATAACCTTAAACTTCCCTATCCTCAACAGATGGACAAAGCGGTCCCCGCAAATCTCAAATGCGGAACTCCTGCCGACGAGCAAGAATCGAGAGCCGTTCCCATCATCTCGCCAGAGACTGTGCATCTCCAAAAGGGAAATCCTCTCATTATCGATGTCCGTCCCGCGGAGGAGTTTGCCGGCGAACTGGGTCACATCGAAGGCGCTCACCAGATCACCTTAGGCGAACCTTTAAAAAACTTTCTCGAAGGCTACAACCGCAAGGAAAGAATTATTTTTGTGTGCCGATCTGGCCGACGTTCCGAAGAGGCCACAAAAACCGCTCTGGCTCTGGGGTACACAGATGTCTTTAACATGGATGGCGGCATGTTACGCTGGAACGAACTGCAACTCCCGCGGGCGAAAGGATAA
- a CDS encoding metalloregulator ArsR/SmtB family transcription factor, translated as MSKSTALANKMRKNCDDVSRLMKALAHPQRLMILCHLTTGEKTVGEVEDLCGASQSAVSQFLSRMRLEGLVQSEKRGKMVYYSILDPRVLEIMTELHRIFCK; from the coding sequence ATGTCGAAGTCTACTGCTCTCGCAAATAAAATGAGAAAAAACTGTGATGATGTGTCTCGGTTGATGAAAGCCCTAGCGCATCCTCAAAGATTAATGATTCTCTGCCATCTCACCACCGGCGAAAAGACCGTGGGTGAAGTGGAAGATCTTTGCGGAGCCTCTCAGTCGGCCGTGTCTCAGTTTTTGTCACGAATGAGGCTTGAGGGATTAGTGCAGTCCGAAAAGCGAGGAAAAATGGTTTATTACTCAATCTTGGATCCCAGAGTCCTCGAAATCATGACCGAGCTCCATCGGATTTTTTGTAAGTAA
- a CDS encoding response regulator, with protein sequence MSVLNKTVILVVDDSIDNRELLQVIIESKGYTFCGAENGQAALEALESLPTLPKLILLDSQMPVMNGSEFRSKQKKSLRFRKIPVIRMSAANVADMSAEMNDVAGVLTKPYQIEDVYKVVSEDYSL encoded by the coding sequence ATGAGTGTACTGAATAAAACCGTGATTTTAGTCGTAGATGATTCAATAGATAACCGCGAACTATTGCAAGTCATTATTGAATCCAAAGGATATACCTTTTGTGGAGCTGAGAACGGTCAAGCTGCACTTGAAGCGCTAGAATCACTACCGACGCTCCCTAAATTAATATTATTGGATTCGCAAATGCCCGTTATGAACGGTTCTGAATTTCGATCGAAGCAAAAAAAGAGTCTTCGTTTTCGAAAAATACCGGTGATTCGCATGTCAGCGGCTAACGTGGCGGATATGAGCGCCGAGATGAATGACGTTGCTGGAGTATTGACCAAGCCCTATCAGATTGAGGATGTCTATAAGGTCGTTAGCGAAGATTACTCGTTGTAG
- a CDS encoding HAMP domain-containing histidine kinase has product MLSSFLKKNQAEIVAIALEKTRSLAGGRKSSHDLEKGLPNFLNQLITYLDSPKDHPDETGIVAEASRHGLEMLRLNYTLSHVVHAYGSVCQAITGLAQSKSTSISSQSFNDLNMCLDIAIAAAVSEFEFRSVSDEKAKGVQSIGFLVHELRNALSSATVAHEMIKKGLVGVGGSTSKVLEENLLRMRRIIDRSLSEVRMSSDPVLFIEEFDLKDLIDQIVITACADALKKSQKLINNAESSVFLKTDRQLLLSAIANVVQNAIKYTKENGTITLHAVETDDAIAIEVADECGGISEDLLSNIFKPFVSGTADRSGLGLGMTIVQRSIEFLQGTVEVHNHPGHGCAFVITVPKIIEKKSKSWPVTGENSAQPKITRT; this is encoded by the coding sequence ATGTTAAGTTCATTCTTGAAAAAAAACCAAGCCGAAATCGTCGCCATTGCTTTAGAGAAAACACGATCTCTTGCTGGCGGAAGAAAGTCCTCTCATGATTTGGAAAAAGGACTTCCAAACTTCCTAAATCAATTGATTACCTATCTTGATAGTCCGAAAGACCATCCCGACGAAACAGGGATCGTGGCTGAAGCCTCTCGGCATGGTCTTGAAATGTTAAGACTTAACTATACGCTGTCCCATGTCGTTCATGCTTATGGTTCGGTTTGCCAGGCCATAACTGGGTTAGCGCAATCGAAATCGACATCCATCTCTTCGCAAAGCTTTAATGACCTCAACATGTGTTTAGATATCGCAATCGCGGCGGCGGTCTCCGAGTTTGAATTTCGTAGCGTATCCGACGAAAAAGCAAAAGGAGTCCAGAGCATAGGTTTTCTTGTTCATGAACTTCGCAATGCTTTGTCGAGTGCCACGGTCGCGCACGAAATGATAAAAAAAGGATTGGTTGGGGTTGGGGGAAGTACCTCCAAAGTGCTTGAGGAAAATCTGTTGAGAATGCGTAGAATCATTGATCGATCTCTCTCGGAAGTAAGGATGTCCTCAGATCCTGTACTTTTCATTGAAGAGTTTGACCTGAAAGATCTCATTGATCAGATCGTGATTACCGCTTGTGCCGACGCTTTAAAAAAATCTCAAAAACTAATAAATAACGCCGAAAGTTCGGTTTTTTTAAAAACGGATCGCCAGCTTTTGTTATCGGCCATCGCAAATGTAGTTCAGAATGCGATTAAGTATACGAAAGAAAATGGCACGATCACTCTTCACGCGGTGGAGACGGATGATGCCATAGCCATCGAAGTGGCTGATGAGTGCGGCGGTATCTCCGAGGACTTACTCTCGAATATCTTTAAACCTTTCGTGTCCGGCACGGCAGACCGCTCTGGCTTGGGGCTAGGTATGACTATTGTTCAGAGATCCATCGAGTTTCTACAGGGAACGGTTGAGGTGCATAATCATCCGGGCCATGGCTGTGCGTTTGTTATAACAGTTCCCAAAATTATCGAGAAGAAAAGTAAGAGCTGGCCTGTGACCGGTGAGAATTCGGCTCAACCCAAAATTACTCGAACCTAA
- the uhpT gene encoding hexose-6-phosphate:phosphate antiporter — translation MNTSHLTANLRKRAWRGPFFRSYLVVFIGYMCMYLIRKNFNVSQNDLIEQHGLTKTDLGTIGFWFSITYGIGKSVVGYYGDGKNTKSLVAILLMISGFCVLGFSSVIGSVAGMTFFFALNGFFQSAGGPLSYSTITKWTPGKWRGTFLGLWNMSHNVGGALAAVVATFGAEQLFDGDVKGMFILPALIAIVVGFIGLWIGSDSPETYGLGKVEEIFGEPLSVEDTQVASNPMSKWVIFKKYVLKNPYVWALGFANVCVYVVRIGVDQWGIVYAREVLGMSKEVAKQGFTLFEVGALSGALFWGGISDFLKGRRALVSMIALALILGALKVYEGARTEEILLASMFSLGFLIFGPQLLVCVAALRFMPKSAVSVGNGVLGTFAYLLGDSFAKLGLGMMADNKVVLGLTGWSGTFKAMFFAAITGILILAYVAIAEERKIRATSSKIRFE, via the coding sequence TTGAACACATCTCATTTAACAGCGAATCTACGAAAACGAGCATGGAGGGGCCCATTTTTTAGATCCTATCTTGTCGTTTTTATCGGGTACATGTGCATGTACCTTATCCGCAAAAATTTTAACGTCTCTCAAAATGATCTTATCGAACAACATGGTCTTACTAAAACAGATCTAGGCACTATCGGCTTTTGGTTTTCGATCACCTATGGAATTGGCAAATCCGTTGTCGGCTATTACGGCGACGGGAAAAACACCAAGAGCCTCGTGGCCATCTTATTAATGATCTCGGGCTTCTGCGTTCTTGGCTTTAGCTCGGTCATCGGATCAGTTGCGGGAATGACGTTTTTCTTCGCGCTCAATGGATTTTTTCAAAGTGCGGGTGGTCCTCTCAGCTACTCCACCATCACCAAATGGACTCCAGGAAAATGGCGAGGCACGTTTTTGGGGCTCTGGAATATGTCTCATAATGTCGGTGGCGCTCTCGCCGCCGTGGTGGCTACTTTCGGAGCTGAGCAACTGTTCGACGGAGACGTCAAAGGAATGTTTATTCTCCCCGCTCTCATCGCGATCGTTGTGGGCTTTATCGGGCTGTGGATCGGTTCGGACTCACCAGAAACCTATGGCCTAGGAAAAGTCGAAGAGATTTTTGGCGAACCCCTCTCCGTCGAGGACACCCAAGTCGCCTCCAATCCTATGAGTAAATGGGTAATCTTTAAAAAATATGTTCTTAAAAATCCTTATGTGTGGGCTTTGGGCTTTGCCAACGTTTGCGTGTATGTTGTCCGCATCGGTGTCGATCAATGGGGCATTGTCTATGCCCGCGAGGTTCTAGGAATGTCGAAAGAAGTGGCTAAACAAGGCTTTACGCTTTTTGAGGTGGGTGCACTTTCGGGGGCGCTTTTCTGGGGTGGAATTTCGGACTTTCTTAAAGGCCGTCGCGCGTTGGTGTCGATGATCGCTCTCGCACTCATTCTTGGGGCGTTGAAAGTCTACGAAGGTGCGCGAACGGAAGAGATCCTTCTCGCTTCCATGTTCAGTTTAGGATTTTTGATCTTTGGACCACAGCTTTTAGTATGTGTAGCAGCGTTAAGATTTATGCCGAAATCCGCCGTCTCGGTCGGGAATGGAGTCTTAGGGACTTTCGCTTACCTCTTGGGGGACTCCTTTGCTAAGCTCGGTTTGGGAATGATGGCCGATAATAAAGTGGTGCTGGGTCTTACGGGATGGTCAGGAACTTTTAAGGCCATGTTTTTCGCAGCCATCACCGGAATACTGATTCTGGCTTACGTGGCCATTGCCGAAGAACGAAAAATACGAGCCACCTCATCAAAAATTAGGTTCGAGTAA